Proteins encoded in a region of the Shewanella polaris genome:
- a CDS encoding CoA-acylating methylmalonate-semialdehyde dehydrogenase, whose product MLNINHFVNGQHTPASQRSQTIYDPATGEARGQVSLASKDEVASAIATAKTAFESWSQVTPLNRARVLFKFKALAEQNIDKLAELITLEHGKVLDDAKGEITRGLEVVEFACGIPHLLKGEHTQQVGGGVDAWSVNQALGVVAGIAPFNFPVMVPMWMFPIAIACGNTFIMKPSEKDPSSVMFIAELLKQAGLPDGVFNVINGDKEAVDALLTHDDIKAVSFVGSTPIAEYIYTTASAHGKRVQALGGAKNHMLLMPDADLDQAVNALMGAAYGSAGERCMAISVVLAVGDVGDKLVDALLPQISALKVGSGITPEMDMGPLISAQHLAKVRDYVEAGVNEGASLVVDGRDISISDHQQGYFLGACLFDHVTPQMSIYQQEIFGPVLAIVRVDNYGEALELINQHEFGNGTAIFTQSGQVARHFCHHVEVGMVGINVPIPVPMAFHSFGGWKRSLFGPLHMHGPDGVRFYTKRKAITARWPQAKTDSNEPSAFIMPTMK is encoded by the coding sequence ATGCTTAACATCAACCATTTTGTTAATGGGCAACACACACCAGCAAGCCAGCGCAGCCAAACAATTTATGATCCCGCGACAGGCGAAGCCCGTGGCCAAGTGTCATTAGCAAGTAAAGATGAAGTGGCTAGCGCCATTGCCACCGCTAAAACAGCGTTCGAAAGCTGGTCGCAAGTGACCCCGCTTAACCGCGCTAGGGTGCTATTTAAATTTAAAGCGTTAGCCGAACAGAATATCGACAAACTAGCAGAGCTCATCACCCTTGAGCACGGTAAAGTGTTAGATGATGCCAAAGGCGAAATTACCCGAGGCTTAGAAGTTGTCGAATTTGCTTGTGGTATTCCGCATTTACTAAAAGGTGAGCACACCCAACAAGTGGGCGGCGGTGTCGATGCATGGTCAGTAAACCAAGCACTAGGCGTTGTGGCCGGTATTGCGCCATTTAACTTCCCGGTAATGGTCCCAATGTGGATGTTCCCGATTGCGATTGCCTGCGGTAACACCTTTATCATGAAACCGTCGGAAAAAGATCCTAGCTCAGTGATGTTTATTGCCGAATTACTCAAACAAGCAGGACTTCCAGACGGAGTGTTTAACGTCATCAATGGTGATAAAGAAGCCGTTGATGCCCTGCTCACCCACGACGATATCAAAGCCGTTAGCTTTGTCGGCTCTACTCCAATTGCAGAATACATTTATACCACTGCCTCGGCCCACGGCAAGCGTGTACAAGCATTGGGCGGTGCAAAAAACCATATGCTATTAATGCCAGATGCTGATTTAGATCAAGCCGTGAATGCATTAATGGGTGCAGCATATGGTAGTGCAGGTGAACGTTGTATGGCGATTTCAGTGGTATTAGCCGTAGGCGATGTGGGCGACAAATTAGTTGATGCATTATTACCGCAAATAAGTGCCTTAAAAGTGGGTAGTGGCATTACACCAGAAATGGACATGGGGCCGTTAATTTCAGCGCAGCATTTAGCCAAAGTGCGCGACTACGTTGAAGCTGGCGTAAACGAAGGCGCAAGCTTAGTAGTCGATGGTCGTGATATCAGTATTAGTGACCACCAACAAGGCTACTTTTTAGGGGCCTGTTTATTTGACCATGTCACACCACAGATGAGCATTTACCAACAAGAAATTTTTGGCCCAGTGTTAGCCATTGTGCGTGTCGATAACTATGGGGAAGCGTTGGAATTGATTAACCAACATGAATTTGGTAATGGCACAGCTATTTTCACCCAAAGTGGCCAAGTCGCACGTCACTTTTGTCACCATGTTGAAGTGGGTATGGTCGGCATTAATGTACCTATTCCTGTGCCAATGGCATTTCATAGCTTTGGTGGTTGGAAACGTTCGCTGTTTGGGCCGCTGCATATGCATGGACCCGATGGAGTACGCTTTTATACCAAACGAAAAGCCATTACCGCCCGTTGGCCGCAAGCCAAAACGGACAGTAACGAACCTTCGGCATTTATTATGCCGACCATGAAATAA